One Phragmites australis chromosome 23, lpPhrAust1.1, whole genome shotgun sequence DNA window includes the following coding sequences:
- the LOC133906599 gene encoding receptor protein-tyrosine kinase CEPR1-like yields the protein MVPTLCSIPALLWCFVVVFSAAGDGGGTAAVAALDTQSMYLSKMKDEFAGPGMSRWDFTSRAPDYCRFQGVVCDKGGNVTGIDVTSWQLVGRLPPGVCAALPALRELRMGYNDIRGGFPLGLLNCTFLEVLNVSFSGVSGAVPDLSPMRALRVLDMSNNLFSGTFPTSIANVTTLEVVNFNENPGFDIWRPPESLMALRRIRVLILSTTSMRGSIPAWLGNMTSLTDLELSGNYLTGRIPLSLARLTNLQLLELYYNELESGIPAEIGNLSQLTDIDLSENRLTGGIPEALCALPNLQVLQMYTNHLTGPFPAVLGNSTQLRILSVYRNQLTGELPADLGRYSPLNVIEVSENQLTGPLPPYACANGQLQYILVLSNLLSGAIPEAYAKCTPLLRFRVSNNHLEGDVPVGIFSLPHASIVDLSYNHLTGSVPAAVASAQNLTSLFAANNRMSGEIPPEIAGASGFVKIDLSNNFIGGPIPATVGRLERLNQLSLQGNQLNGSIPESLADLRSLNVLNLSYNALSGAIPESLCTLLPNSLDFSNNNLSGPVPLPLIKEGLLESVAGNPGLCVAFRLNLTDPTLPLCPRPSLRRGLAGDVWVVGVCALACVVATLVLARRWVLRARQDAEQDGAPTSPASSSSYDVTNFHKLSFDQHEILEALIDKNIVGHGGSGTVYKIELSSGELVAVKKLWVSTRRSKKHQQHDTAVTGGWLGDRELRTEVETLGSIRHKNIVKLYCCYSGVDSNLLVYEYMPNGNLWEALHGCFLLLDWPTRHRVALGVAQGLAYLHHDLMLPIVHRDIKSSNILLDADFEPKVADFGIAKVLQARGAADRDASTTTIAGTYGYLAPEYAYSSKATTKCDVYSFGVVLIELTTGRKPIEPEFGDTRDIVHWISGKVSAGAEADALDKRLAWSPYKEEMVQALRVAVRCTCSIPGLRPTMADVVQMLAEAGPAAGRTPNDNKDSSGEPKLASP from the exons ATGGTTCCCACTCTTTGTTCAATTCCAGCCTTGCTGTGGTGTTTTGTCGTCGTCTTTTCCGCGGCGGGCGATGGCGGTggcacggcggcggtggcggcattGGACACGCAGAGTATGTACCTTTCTAAGATGAAGGATGAGTTCGCCGGGCCGGGGATGTCGAGGTGGGACTTCACGTCGCGGGCGCCGGACTACTGCAGGTTCCAGGGCGTCGTTTGCGACAAAGGCGGTAACGTCACCGGCATCGACGTCACGTCGTGGCAGCTGGTGGGCAGGCTCCCCCCGGGCGTCTGCGCGGCTCTTCCGGCGCTCCGGGAGCTCCGGATGGGGTACAACGACATCCGCGGCGGCTTCCCGCTCGGCCTGCTCAACTGCACCTTCCTCGAGGTGCTCAACGTGAGCTTCTCCGGTGTGTCGGGCGCCGTGCCGGACCTGTCCCCGATGCGGGCGCTTCGGGTGCTCGACATGTCCAACAACCTCTTCTCCGGCACGTTCCCGACGTCCATCGCCAACGTCACCACCCTCGAGGTCGTCAACTTCAACGAGAACCCCGGCTTCGACATCTGGCGGCCTCCGGAGTCGCTGATGGCGCTGCGGCGCATCCGCGTGCTCATCCTCTCCACCACGTCCATGCGCGGCAGCATCCCGGCGTGGCTCGGCAACATGACGTCGCTCACCGACCTCGAGCTCAGCGGCAACTACCTCACCGGGCGCATCCCGCTGTCACTCGCGCGCCTCACCAATCTGCAGCTCCTCGAGCTCTACTACAACGAGCTGGAAAGCGGCATCCCCGCGGAGATCGGCAACCTCTCGCAGCTCACTGACATCGACCTGTCCGAGAACCGGCTCACGGGCGGCATCCCGGAGGCCCTGTGCGCGCTGCCCAACCTGCAAGTGCTCCAGATGTACACCAACCACCTCACCGGCCCCTTTCCGGCTGTGCTCGGCAACTCGACGCAGCTCCGCATCCTCTCGGTGTACCGCAACCAGCTCAcaggcgagcttcccgccgacCTCGGCCGGTACTCGCCGCTGAACGTGATCGAGGTGTCGGAGAACCAGCTCACCGGACCCCTGCCGCCGTACGCCTGCGCCAACGGCCAGCTCCAGTACATCCTCGTGCTGAGCAACCTCCTCTCCGGCGCCATTCCGGAGGCCTACGCCAAATGCACGCCTCTCCTCCGCTTCCGCGTGAGCAACAACCACCTGGAGGGCGACGTCCCGGTGGGCATCTTCAGCCTCCCGCACGCCTCCATCGTCGACCTCTCCTACAACCACCTGACCGGGTCGGTGCCCGCGGCGGTGGCGAGCGCCCAGAACCTGACCTCGCTGTTCGCGGCCAACAACCGGATGTCCGGTGAGATCCCGCCGGAGATCGCCGGCGCCTCGGGATTCGTGAAGATCGACCTAAGCAACAACTTCATCGGCGGGCCGATCCCGGCGACCGTGGGGCGGCTGGAGCGGCTGAACCAGCTGTCACTGCAGGGCAACCAGCTGAACGGCTCCATCCCGGAGTCGCTCGCCGACCTGAGGAGCCTGAACGTGCTGAACCTGTCGTACAACGCGCTGTCCGGCGCCATCCCAGAGTCGCTTTGCACGCTGCTGCCCAATTCGCTGGACTTCTCCAACAACAACCTGTCGGGTCCCGTGCCGCTGCCGCTCATCAAGGAGGGGCTGCTGGAGAGCGTGGCGGGGAACCCGGGGCTGTGCGTGGCGTTCCGGCTGAACCTGACGGACCCGACGCTGCCGCTGTGCCCGCGGCCGAGTCTGCGACGGGGGCTGGCCGGGGACGTGTGGGTAGTTGGGGTGTGCGCGCTGGCGTGCGTGGTGGCGACGCTGGTGCTAGCGCGGCGGTGGGTGCTGCGGGCGCGGCAGGACGCGGAACAGGACGGGGCGCcgacgtcgccggcgtcgaGCTCGTCGTACGACGTGACGAATTTCCACAAGCTGAGCTTCGACCAGCACGAGATCCTCGAGGCGCTGATAGACAAGAACATCGTGGGCCATGGGGGATCCGGGACAGTGTACAAGATCGAACTGAGCAGCGGCGAGCTGGTGGCGGTGAAGAAGCTGTGGGTGTCGACGCGGCGGTCCAAGAAGCACCAGCAGCACGATACGGCCGTGACCGGCGGCTGGCTGGGTGATCGCGAGCTGCGCACGGAGGTGGAGACGCTGGGCAGCATCCGGCATAAGAACATCGTGAAGCTCTACTGCTGCTACTCCGGCGTCGACAGCAACCTGCTGGTGTACGAGTACATGCCCAACGGCAACCTGTGGGAGGCGCTCCACGGGTGCTTCCTGCTGCTGGACTGGCCGACGCGCCACCGCGTCGCGCTCGGCGTCGCGCAGGGCCTCGCCTACCTCCACCACGACCTCATGTTACCCATCGTCCACCGCGACATCAAGTCCTCCAACATCCTCCTCGACGCTGACTTCGAGCCCAAAGTGGCTGATTTCGGTATCGCCAAGGTGCTCCAGGCACGCGGCGCCGCCGACCGCGACGCATCGACCACCACCATCGCCGGCACCTACGGCTACCTCGCGCCAG AGTACGCCTACTCGTCCAAGGCGACGACCAAGtgcgacgtgtacagcttcggcgtGGTGCTGATAGAGCTGACCACGGGGAGGAAGCCCATCGAGCCGGAATTCGGCGACACGCGCGACATCGTGCACTGGATCTCCGGCAAAGtgtccgccggcgccgaggcggATGCGCTCGACAAGCGCCTGGCGTGGAGCCCCTACAAGGAGGAGATGGTGCAGGCGCTGCGCGTCGCCGTGCGCTGCACCTGCAGCATCCCAGGCCTCCGCCCCACCATGGCCGACGTCGTCCAGATGCTCGCCGAGGCCGGGCCCGCCGCCGGCCGGACGCCCAACGACAACAAGGACTCCTCCGGCGAGCCCAAACTAGCTAGTCCATAG